In Pirellulales bacterium, one DNA window encodes the following:
- a CDS encoding serine protein kinase, which yields MTGGREIISLVAQRQDLDQFRRKNWEGTFEEYLDLVAGDPHSTRNAFERVYDMIVSSGTTTYEVGREKRVRYKFFDDPDDHGRDGVFGLDVPLQALVNAFKSAAQGFGIEKRVLLLHGPVGSSKSTIARLLKKGLERYSQTDAGALYTLGWTSLGDPNNIHWCPMHEEPLHLVPERFREETMLKLNAGPSEYKVKIHGELCPFCRHVYAERLKRYEGDWTRVVHDVRVKRLVLSEKDRIGIGTFQPKDEKNQDSTELTGDINYRKIAEYGSDSDPRAFNFDGEFNVANRGIVEFVEVLKLDVAFLYDLLGASQEHKVKPKKFAQTDIDEVILGHTNEPEYRRLQNNEFMEALRDRTVKIDVPYVTKLADEIKIYEKDYNREKVRGKHIAPHTIEMAAMWAILTRLEEPKNANLTLLQKLKLYNGKSLPGFTEDNIKELREQAVQEGMHGISPRYVQDKISNALVAHPDARSINPFMVMNELESGLKHHSLITVEETRNHYRELLGVVKQEYTNIVKNEVQRAIAADEDALKRLCGNYIDNVKAYTQREKVRNKFTGQYDEPDERLMRSIEDKIDIPESRKDDFRREIMNYIGALSIDGKTFDYKTNERLYKALELKLFEDQKDTIKLTSLVSNVIDADTQAKIDVVKGRLIRDYGYDDESATDVLNYVASIFARGDANK from the coding sequence ATGACTGGTGGACGCGAGATTATTTCGCTGGTCGCACAACGGCAAGACCTGGATCAATTCCGACGCAAGAACTGGGAGGGCACATTCGAGGAGTATCTCGATCTCGTCGCCGGCGATCCGCACTCGACGCGCAACGCCTTCGAGCGCGTCTACGACATGATCGTCTCTTCCGGCACGACGACCTACGAAGTAGGCCGCGAGAAGCGAGTCCGCTACAAGTTCTTTGACGATCCGGACGACCACGGCCGCGACGGCGTCTTCGGATTGGACGTGCCGCTGCAAGCGCTCGTGAACGCCTTCAAGAGCGCTGCGCAAGGCTTTGGGATCGAGAAGCGCGTGCTGCTTCTTCACGGCCCCGTTGGCTCGAGCAAGAGCACGATCGCGCGGCTCTTAAAGAAAGGCTTGGAGCGCTATTCGCAGACCGATGCCGGCGCCCTCTACACGCTCGGCTGGACGTCGTTGGGCGACCCGAACAACATCCATTGGTGCCCGATGCACGAGGAGCCGCTGCACCTCGTCCCCGAGCGGTTCCGCGAGGAGACGATGCTGAAGCTCAATGCCGGCCCGAGTGAATATAAGGTCAAGATTCATGGAGAACTCTGCCCCTTCTGCCGGCATGTCTACGCCGAACGGCTGAAGCGCTACGAAGGAGATTGGACTCGAGTGGTACACGATGTGCGCGTCAAGCGGCTCGTCCTGAGCGAGAAAGACCGCATCGGCATCGGCACCTTCCAGCCGAAGGACGAGAAGAACCAGGACTCGACCGAGCTGACCGGCGATATCAACTACCGCAAGATCGCCGAATACGGCAGCGACAGCGATCCGCGGGCGTTCAACTTCGACGGAGAATTCAACGTCGCGAACCGCGGGATTGTCGAGTTTGTCGAAGTCCTGAAGCTCGATGTGGCGTTTCTCTACGATTTGCTCGGCGCAAGCCAGGAGCACAAGGTCAAGCCTAAGAAATTCGCCCAAACCGACATCGACGAAGTGATCCTCGGACACACGAACGAGCCGGAGTATCGCCGGCTGCAAAACAACGAGTTCATGGAAGCACTCCGCGATCGGACGGTGAAGATCGACGTGCCGTACGTCACGAAGTTGGCCGACGAGATCAAGATCTACGAGAAGGACTACAATCGCGAGAAGGTGCGCGGCAAGCACATCGCCCCGCACACCATCGAGATGGCGGCGATGTGGGCGATCCTCACGCGGCTGGAAGAGCCGAAGAACGCCAATCTCACTCTGTTGCAGAAGCTGAAGCTGTACAACGGCAAGAGCCTTCCCGGCTTTACCGAGGATAATATCAAGGAGCTTCGCGAGCAGGCCGTGCAGGAAGGGATGCACGGGATTTCGCCCCGCTACGTGCAGGACAAAATCTCCAACGCCCTAGTGGCCCATCCCGACGCCCGTTCGATCAATCCCTTCATGGTGATGAACGAACTCGAATCCGGCCTGAAGCATCACAGCTTGATCACCGTCGAGGAGACGCGCAACCACTACCGTGAACTCCTCGGCGTGGTCAAGCAAGAGTATACGAATATCGTGAAAAACGAAGTCCAGCGGGCGATTGCCGCCGACGAAGACGCGCTCAAGCGGCTCTGCGGCAATTACATCGACAACGTGAAGGCCTACACGCAGCGCGAGAAGGTCCGCAACAAGTTCACCGGTCAGTACGACGAACCGGACGAGCGGCTGATGCGGTCGATCGAAGACAAGATCGACATCCCCGAAAGCCGCAAGGACGACTTCCGCCGCGAGATCATGAACTACATCGGCGCGCTGTCGATCGACGGCAAGACGTTCGACTACAAGACCAACGAGCGGCTGTATAAGGCCCTGGAATTGAAATTGTTCGAGGACCAGAAAGACACGATCAAGCTCACGAGCCTGGTCTCGAATGTCATCGACGCCGATACGCAGGCGAAGATCGACGTAGTGAAAGGCCGCTTGATCCGAGATTACGGTTACGACGACGAAAGCGCCACGGACGTGCTGAACTATGTGGCCAGCATTTTTGCCCGCGGCGATGCCAACAAATAG
- a CDS encoding response regulator produces MPPDPTEKKPLGKRILLVDDDVEIIESLKVALTAKGYEILIARDGNQGLAMAERELPSLVILDMMMPKRSGFLVLEKLRRTQKDPMRVIMITANEGSRHKAYAEMLGVDDYIRKPFAMDRLIESVERLLA; encoded by the coding sequence ATGCCTCCCGACCCTACGGAAAAAAAACCGCTCGGCAAGCGCATCCTGTTAGTCGATGACGACGTCGAGATCATCGAATCGCTCAAGGTCGCTTTGACGGCGAAGGGATATGAAATCCTCATCGCTCGTGACGGCAATCAGGGGCTGGCAATGGCCGAGCGGGAGCTGCCGTCGCTGGTAATCCTCGACATGATGATGCCCAAGCGGAGCGGGTTCCTCGTGCTGGAAAAGCTCCGCCGGACGCAAAAAGACCCGATGCGCGTGATCATGATCACGGCCAACGAGGGCAGCCGCCACAAGGCTTATGCCGAGATGCTCGGTGTCGACGACTACATCCGCAAGCCGTTCGCCATGGACCGGCTGATCGAGAGCGTCGAGCGGCTGCTCGCGTGA
- the thpR gene encoding RNA 2',3'-cyclic phosphodiesterase: MSTIRTFVAVEIPEEIRHRAAALVERLRVSQAKVRWGDLGTMHWTMNFLGDVPDTELPAICSEVAAAAKPFTPFDLEVRGVGAFPNAGRPRTIWLGAGEGKEPLIYLQSALERHLATLGFRAEARRFQPHLTLGRVRDGSSGLTELADLLRKHAEFDAGLMTVDEVVVFSSRLERAGAVHERLGSGSLEGRQ, encoded by the coding sequence ATGAGCACGATCCGCACATTTGTGGCCGTGGAGATTCCCGAGGAGATTCGGCATCGGGCGGCGGCGCTGGTTGAGCGGCTCCGCGTCAGCCAAGCGAAAGTCCGCTGGGGCGACCTCGGCACGATGCACTGGACGATGAATTTTCTCGGCGACGTGCCAGACACCGAATTGCCCGCCATCTGCTCCGAGGTCGCCGCCGCGGCGAAGCCCTTTACGCCATTTGACCTCGAAGTCCGCGGCGTCGGGGCCTTCCCAAACGCGGGCCGACCGCGAACGATCTGGCTCGGCGCGGGCGAAGGGAAGGAGCCGCTGATCTATTTGCAGTCGGCACTCGAACGGCATTTGGCCACGCTCGGATTCCGCGCCGAGGCCCGCCGCTTTCAGCCGCATCTGACGCTCGGGCGCGTCCGCGACGGTTCGTCAGGCTTGACGGAACTCGCCGACCTGTTGCGAAAGCACGCGGAATTCGACGCCGGGCTGATGACGGTCGACGAAGTCGTCGTTTTTTCCAGCCGACTGGAGCGCGCCGGCGCCGTGCATGAGCGCCTCGGCAGCGGATCGCTGGAAGGGCGGCAGTAG
- a CDS encoding acetolactate synthase — translation MSVGEGTGTGFATMRGRSYPSIRQFTVFLENRVGQLLEVVRRFEGSKVRIVALSISDSAECAFVRFLLSHPEQGREILERAGLALIESDLIGVELPVGDQALLRICTALLQAEVNIIQAYPILVRPHGRPAVALMVDNIEMGLETLAEKGFTMIAEADLAQDE, via the coding sequence ATGAGCGTAGGTGAAGGAACCGGCACCGGATTCGCCACGATGCGTGGACGGAGCTATCCGTCCATTCGCCAGTTCACGGTTTTCTTGGAAAACCGCGTGGGGCAATTGCTCGAGGTCGTCCGCCGTTTCGAGGGGAGCAAAGTCCGGATCGTCGCCCTGTCGATTTCCGATTCGGCCGAGTGCGCGTTTGTTCGATTTTTGCTTAGTCATCCGGAACAAGGTCGAGAGATTCTCGAACGGGCCGGCTTGGCGCTGATCGAGAGCGATCTGATCGGAGTGGAGTTGCCGGTCGGCGATCAAGCGCTGCTGCGGATTTGCACGGCGCTGTTGCAGGCCGAGGTGAACATCATCCAGGCCTATCCAATTCTCGTTCGCCCGCACGGCCGCCCGGCGGTGGCGTTGATGGTCGATAACATCGAGATGGGGCTGGAGACGCTCGCCGAAAAAGGCTTCACGATGATTGCTGAAGCCGACCTGGCGCAGGATGAGTGA
- a CDS encoding NYN domain-containing protein, with the protein MPTDSTPRGSTSEEPLIAVFVDFENLAIGVRDMKVGRFEIQLVLKRLLEKGRIVYKRAYCDWSRYEESVREFHSQGVELIDIPQTRMSGKNSADIRMVVDALDLCHSKQHIDVFALISGDSDFSPLVSKLKENNKRVIGCGVKSSTSDLLIGNCDEFMYYNDLIRVAKRSQSKVPSRRTGAKKEETTKDDGAKDDKKQEGFDRVLEVLHSVEQDYDPLWGSALKTAIRRVFPGFNEGYYGYRSFSALLEDIKARGLIELEYDESRGNYKVRRAKD; encoded by the coding sequence TTGCCTACCGATTCCACTCCACGAGGCTCCACGTCCGAGGAGCCGCTGATCGCCGTCTTCGTCGATTTCGAGAATCTGGCGATCGGCGTTCGCGATATGAAGGTCGGACGGTTCGAGATTCAACTGGTCCTCAAGCGGCTGTTGGAGAAGGGCCGCATCGTCTACAAGCGGGCCTATTGCGATTGGAGCCGCTACGAGGAATCCGTGCGGGAATTTCACTCGCAAGGTGTCGAGCTGATCGACATCCCGCAAACCAGGATGAGCGGCAAGAACAGCGCCGATATTCGGATGGTAGTCGATGCGCTCGACCTCTGCCATTCCAAGCAGCACATCGACGTGTTCGCCCTGATCTCCGGCGACAGCGACTTCTCGCCGCTGGTCTCCAAATTGAAGGAGAACAACAAGCGGGTGATCGGCTGCGGCGTGAAGAGTTCCACTTCCGATCTGCTGATCGGCAACTGCGACGAGTTCATGTACTACAACGATCTGATCCGCGTCGCCAAGCGTTCACAGTCCAAAGTGCCATCGAGGCGCACTGGCGCAAAGAAGGAGGAAACGACCAAGGACGACGGGGCGAAGGACGACAAGAAGCAGGAAGGTTTCGACCGCGTCTTGGAGGTGCTCCATTCCGTGGAGCAAGATTACGACCCGCTCTGGGGCTCGGCGCTCAAGACGGCCATTCGCCGCGTGTTTCCCGGATTCAACGAAGGCTATTACGGCTACCGCAGCTTCTCCGCCCTGCTCGAAGACATCAAAGCCCGCGGCTTGATCGAGCTGGAATACGACGAGAGCCGCGGGAACTACAAGGTCCGCCGGGCGAAGGATTGA
- a CDS encoding DUF5946 family protein — translation MPRDWNHIPEPTPGASACPDCGARIDGGLGSCRAMFYATNRGRFRPADMRLGRLLVDSYALQHLEPYCRSAKELTYHLASLCCGLEHDGNSAIYSALQRSIDGKFTAERPTPPQHLGDLTILHLSEAATEAEYVERTKAWARSVWDAYFDLHSLARDWVRRSMGW, via the coding sequence ATGCCTCGCGACTGGAATCACATTCCCGAACCAACTCCCGGCGCGAGTGCCTGCCCCGACTGCGGCGCGCGGATCGATGGCGGTTTAGGATCGTGCCGGGCGATGTTCTACGCGACCAACCGGGGGCGGTTTCGGCCTGCCGATATGCGGCTTGGGCGGCTGCTGGTCGATTCCTATGCTCTCCAGCATCTCGAGCCCTACTGTCGCTCCGCCAAAGAGCTGACATATCATCTCGCCAGCCTCTGCTGCGGTCTCGAACACGACGGCAACTCGGCCATTTATTCAGCGCTTCAGCGCAGCATAGACGGGAAGTTCACCGCCGAGCGCCCCACGCCGCCTCAACATCTAGGCGATCTGACGATTCTCCATTTGAGCGAAGCCGCGACCGAGGCGGAGTACGTCGAGCGTACCAAGGCATGGGCTCGCTCCGTTTGGGACGCCTACTTTGATCTCCATTCACTTGCCCGCGATTGGGTAAGGCGCTCGATGGGTTGGTGA
- a CDS encoding CPXCG motif-containing cysteine-rich protein, whose amino-acid sequence MYDEASYVCESCGEEIVIPLDLTAGASQEYVEDCPVCCHSNIIHVEISDDGEARVWATGE is encoded by the coding sequence ATGTACGACGAAGCCAGCTACGTTTGTGAATCGTGCGGTGAGGAGATCGTCATCCCACTCGACTTGACTGCCGGGGCGAGTCAAGAGTACGTCGAAGATTGCCCCGTCTGTTGCCATTCGAACATCATCCACGTCGAAATCAGCGACGACGGCGAAGCGCGAGTTTGGGCGACGGGAGAATAA
- a CDS encoding alpha/beta hydrolase, with protein sequence MKRFLLRLARILAIAYLGIVLLMLFLERSLVFVPSLYPDGDWRPSNLAFEDAEFSAPDGTRLHGWFMPHEHPRAVILFSHGNGGNLSDRADILRDLHRLGAAVMIFDYRGYGRSEGSPDEAGILSDARAARAWLAKQAAIDEKQIVQMGESLGGGVSVDLAAADGARGLVLISTFTSLPDAAAAHYPWLPVRLLMRTRLDSLAKIGNYHGPLLQVHGDSDRIVPFALGKRLFDAANEPKRFVTIRGGDHNDPPASEFDQALDQFLGEL encoded by the coding sequence GTGAAAAGATTCCTCCTCCGTTTGGCCCGCATCTTGGCGATTGCTTATCTCGGGATCGTCCTCCTTATGCTGTTTCTCGAGCGGTCGCTGGTGTTCGTGCCGAGCCTCTATCCGGACGGCGACTGGCGGCCATCGAACTTGGCCTTCGAGGACGCCGAGTTTAGCGCGCCGGACGGGACGCGATTGCACGGCTGGTTCATGCCGCACGAGCATCCCCGGGCCGTGATCCTCTTCTCCCACGGCAACGGCGGCAATCTTTCGGATCGCGCCGACATCCTGCGCGACCTGCACCGTCTCGGCGCGGCGGTGATGATCTTCGACTATCGCGGCTACGGCCGCAGCGAAGGCTCGCCGGACGAGGCAGGCATTCTGAGCGATGCCCGCGCCGCCCGCGCCTGGCTTGCCAAGCAAGCGGCGATCGACGAAAAGCAGATCGTTCAAATGGGCGAATCGCTCGGCGGCGGCGTGTCGGTCGATCTGGCCGCGGCCGACGGCGCCCGCGGCCTGGTGCTGATCAGCACCTTCACTTCGCTCCCCGACGCCGCCGCGGCCCACTATCCGTGGCTCCCCGTGCGACTGTTGATGCGCACCCGCCTCGATTCACTCGCCAAGATCGGCAACTACCACGGCCCGCTGCTCCAAGTTCACGGCGACTCGGATCGGATTGTGCCGTTCGCCCTGGGGAAGCGGCTGTTCGACGCGGCCAACGAGCCAAAGCGTTTCGTAACCATCCGCGGCGGCGACCACAACGATCCACCGGCGTCCGAGTTCGATCAGGCGCTTGATCAATTCCTCGGCGAGTTGTAG
- a CDS encoding DUF1571 domain-containing protein, whose protein sequence is MQRDRAQRSGRRFLGGGIIAMGVACLTVILAIAVSMFGAPVAAESPASTSPDNPLRASNGNAGDATSSDAKASDAAAPAPSAPPGEHPLDAALAIAHRVQDHIEKDVKDYTCTFIKQERVNGQLLDPSTMEAKFRPKPLSVYFKFFKPDDVKGREVLYLAGANGGKFVAREGSGLKRALGAVWLQPTSALAMMDNRYPITNAGLGHLTKRLIEIAEEDRKYGEVEVHFYKNAKVGARNCTLIEVVHPTPRRVFLFYRARVYIDDELQVPIHYEAALWPSGPGKEPPLDESYTYKDLKLNVGLTDADFDYKNPNYGFVNK, encoded by the coding sequence ATGCAGCGGGACCGAGCCCAACGAAGCGGAAGGCGGTTTCTCGGCGGCGGCATTATCGCCATGGGGGTCGCTTGCCTCACGGTGATTTTGGCGATCGCCGTTTCCATGTTCGGCGCTCCGGTTGCGGCCGAGTCACCCGCGTCGACGTCCCCGGACAATCCGTTGCGCGCGTCGAACGGCAACGCCGGCGACGCCACATCGAGCGACGCTAAGGCAAGCGACGCCGCCGCGCCGGCCCCGTCCGCGCCGCCCGGCGAGCACCCGCTCGACGCCGCGCTGGCGATCGCCCATCGCGTCCAAGACCATATCGAAAAAGACGTCAAGGACTACACCTGCACGTTCATCAAGCAGGAACGCGTCAACGGCCAACTCCTCGATCCTTCCACGATGGAAGCCAAGTTCCGGCCCAAGCCGCTCTCCGTCTATTTCAAGTTTTTCAAGCCCGATGACGTGAAGGGGCGCGAGGTGCTCTATCTCGCCGGGGCCAACGGCGGCAAATTCGTCGCTCGCGAGGGCTCGGGGCTGAAGCGAGCGCTCGGAGCAGTCTGGCTGCAACCGACTAGCGCTCTGGCGATGATGGACAATCGTTATCCGATTACGAACGCCGGCCTCGGCCATCTCACCAAGCGGCTGATCGAGATTGCCGAGGAAGACCGGAAGTATGGCGAGGTCGAAGTCCATTTCTACAAGAACGCCAAGGTCGGCGCTCGCAACTGCACGCTGATCGAGGTCGTTCATCCGACGCCGCGGCGTGTGTTTCTCTTCTACCGAGCCCGCGTTTATATCGACGACGAGCTGCAAGTGCCGATTCACTACGAGGCCGCGCTCTGGCCATCGGGGCCGGGCAAAGAGCCGCCGCTCGACGAGTCGTACACCTATAAGGACCTCAAGCTGAACGTGGGACTCACTGACGCGGACTTCGATTACAAAAACCCGAATTATGGGTTCGTCAATAAGTGA
- a CDS encoding DUF1571 domain-containing protein produces MRCTISWCRIASAAALLAACTAGRALFAQGEYGPNPTDTPPMRPAMVVVGPSNTGSTAVGPYASVPGGGQQGFQPGGQPQMVEHPLAGAIRMAQSSLETIRTRIPDYTCTMIKRERIGGELTEPEYMYVKIRNQPFSVYLNFLRPADEAGREVIYFQGRNNGKMIAHEGQGLKKRFGAVELLPTSALAMQGNKYPITQIGVNNLVRRLIEVGTNDMQFGECTVNYRKNAKVNDRVCTIIEVNHPVPRRNFLFNKALIYVDDELNVPIRYEAYTWPKTPGGPPQLDEEYTYLNMKVNVGLTDADFEPTNPGYHFK; encoded by the coding sequence ATGCGTTGCACGATTTCTTGGTGTCGCATCGCGTCCGCCGCGGCTCTGCTCGCGGCCTGTACGGCCGGTCGAGCGCTCTTCGCACAAGGCGAGTACGGCCCAAATCCCACGGATACGCCGCCGATGCGTCCGGCAATGGTCGTGGTCGGCCCCTCGAACACCGGATCGACGGCAGTCGGACCTTATGCCAGCGTTCCAGGCGGCGGCCAGCAAGGCTTCCAACCTGGCGGGCAGCCGCAGATGGTCGAGCATCCGTTGGCGGGCGCTATTCGGATGGCCCAAAGCAGTCTCGAGACGATCAGGACCAGAATCCCCGACTACACCTGCACGATGATCAAGCGGGAGCGGATCGGCGGCGAGTTGACTGAACCCGAATACATGTATGTCAAGATTCGCAATCAGCCGTTCAGCGTCTATCTCAATTTCCTCAGGCCGGCCGACGAAGCGGGCCGCGAGGTGATCTACTTCCAAGGGCGGAATAACGGCAAGATGATCGCCCATGAGGGTCAAGGGCTCAAGAAGCGCTTCGGCGCCGTCGAGCTGCTCCCAACCAGTGCGCTGGCGATGCAAGGCAACAAGTATCCGATCACGCAGATCGGCGTCAACAACCTGGTGCGGCGTCTAATCGAAGTGGGCACGAATGACATGCAATTTGGCGAATGCACGGTGAACTATCGCAAGAACGCCAAGGTGAACGATCGCGTTTGCACGATTATTGAAGTGAACCATCCGGTCCCGCGGCGGAATTTCTTGTTCAACAAGGCGCTAATCTACGTCGATGACGAGTTGAACGTGCCGATCCGCTATGAGGCCTACACTTGGCCGAAGACACCCGGCGGCCCGCCGCAGCTCGACGAGGAATACACCTATCTCAATATGAAGGTGAACGTCGGCCTGACCGACGCCGATTTCGAGCCGACGAACCCGGGCTATCACTTTAAGTAG